In Chlamydia serpentis, the following are encoded in one genomic region:
- a CDS encoding UDP-N-acetylmuramoyl-tripeptide--D-alanyl-D-alanine ligase — translation MRTVLLEDWVSLMLSDVSCPKSNKKISGFAIDSRQVQPGDLFFALPGIRTDGHQFLKHAAQSGAVAAVVSSEYQGDSFGLLLIRVQDPKCALQEAGNSQYNLFRGNLIGITGSIGKTTTKEFSKTLLSSIYKIHASPKSYNSQLTVPLSLLMAEGDEDFIILEMGVSEPGNMRDLLNIVQPEIAVITQINDQHAVNFPEGIQGIIREKSLILEKSKVQLLPKDSLCFSDLWHRSFRAEKFSFSFNDPLADFYYKAMSRESVVIHTPNEDYHLPIAFSYKPAYSNLLIAVALSWILDIPEESIIGSLSTLKLPPMRFEHSIRNGIQVINDAYNACPEAMMAALDSLPLPSDGGKTILILGHMAELGIYSEAGHALIAEKAASLGHMIFFIGEKWIPVQHLLKNYSCEVNFFSSAQDIKDLLKAVVRHGDVILLKGSRSLALESLLACF, via the coding sequence ATGCGAACTGTATTGCTGGAAGATTGGGTATCCCTGATGCTATCAGACGTTTCTTGCCCAAAGTCTAACAAGAAAATCTCAGGATTCGCTATAGATAGTAGGCAAGTACAACCCGGCGATCTATTTTTCGCTCTGCCCGGCATTAGAACAGATGGTCATCAGTTTTTAAAACATGCGGCACAATCAGGAGCTGTTGCAGCTGTTGTATCTTCTGAATATCAAGGAGATAGCTTTGGTTTACTACTAATCCGTGTTCAGGATCCTAAATGTGCTTTGCAAGAAGCAGGAAATAGCCAGTATAATTTATTCAGAGGTAACCTTATTGGGATCACAGGGTCAATAGGGAAAACAACAACAAAAGAATTCTCGAAGACACTCTTAAGCTCTATTTATAAAATTCATGCAAGTCCTAAAAGCTATAACTCCCAACTGACTGTACCTTTAAGCTTATTAATGGCAGAGGGGGATGAAGATTTTATTATTTTAGAAATGGGAGTTTCTGAGCCCGGGAATATGCGAGATCTTCTGAACATTGTTCAACCAGAAATTGCTGTCATTACACAGATAAATGACCAGCATGCTGTCAACTTCCCTGAAGGCATCCAAGGAATTATAAGAGAAAAAAGTCTCATTTTAGAAAAAAGTAAAGTGCAACTATTGCCTAAAGATTCTTTATGTTTTTCGGATCTATGGCATCGTTCTTTTCGTGCTGAGAAATTTTCTTTTTCTTTTAATGATCCTCTAGCAGATTTTTACTATAAAGCTATGAGCAGGGAATCAGTAGTGATTCACACTCCTAATGAAGATTATCATCTCCCGATAGCGTTCTCTTATAAACCTGCGTATAGTAACTTGTTAATAGCTGTAGCTCTTTCTTGGATTTTAGATATTCCAGAAGAGAGTATTATAGGCTCTCTCTCTACATTAAAGTTACCTCCAATGCGCTTTGAACATAGCATAAGAAATGGAATACAAGTAATCAATGATGCGTATAATGCTTGCCCAGAAGCTATGATGGCAGCTCTTGATTCTTTGCCTTTGCCAAGTGATGGAGGAAAGACTATCTTGATTTTAGGTCATATGGCTGAATTAGGTATATATTCAGAAGCAGGGCATGCTTTAATAGCTGAAAAAGCAGCCTCTCTAGGACATATGATATTTTTTATTGGGGAGAAGTGGATTCCAGTGCAACACCTTTTAAAGAACTATTCTTGTGAAGTAAATTTTTTTTCCAGCGCTCAAGATATCAAGGATCTTTTGAAGGCAGTTGTCCGACACGGAGATGTAATTCTATTAAAGGGTTCTCGCTCGCTCGCTTTGGAATCTTTATTAGCTTGTTTTTAA
- the mraY gene encoding phospho-N-acetylmuramoyl-pentapeptide-transferase: MISLIPIFLKQSLFFSLALTVMTALLFTLALGMPIIKWLQKKEYRDYVNKEHCEKLEILHKDKAKVPTGGGILLFISLFFSILLWLPWGKVSTWFFIILMTCYAALGWYDDRIKIKRKKGHGLKAKYKFIVQIFIASLTLICLPYIYGSTEPLFALKIPFIPGLISMPFWIGKFFCLGLALIAIIGTNNAVNLTDGLDGLAAGTMSLAALGFIFVALQSITMPIAQDIAYVLAALLGSCIGFLWYNGFPAQLFMGDTGSLLLGGLLGSCAVILRAECILVIIGGVFVAEAGSVILQVASSRLRKKRIFLCSPLHHHYEYQGIAETKIVMRFWICSFICTGLGIAAVLWK; the protein is encoded by the coding sequence ATGATTTCCCTAATTCCTATTTTCTTAAAACAATCTTTGTTTTTTTCTTTAGCCCTAACAGTAATGACAGCTCTTCTATTCACTCTGGCTCTGGGAATGCCTATAATCAAATGGCTGCAAAAAAAAGAATATCGTGATTATGTAAACAAAGAACATTGTGAAAAACTTGAAATTCTTCACAAAGATAAAGCTAAAGTTCCTACTGGAGGAGGGATATTGCTTTTTATTTCATTGTTTTTCTCTATACTCCTTTGGTTGCCCTGGGGGAAGGTTTCGACGTGGTTTTTTATTATACTTATGACTTGCTATGCAGCTTTGGGCTGGTATGATGATAGAATAAAAATAAAAAGAAAAAAAGGACACGGGCTAAAAGCTAAGTATAAATTTATAGTTCAAATTTTTATAGCGTCTCTTACCTTGATTTGCCTTCCTTATATCTATGGAAGTACTGAGCCTCTATTTGCTCTCAAGATTCCTTTTATCCCGGGTCTAATTTCTATGCCTTTTTGGATTGGGAAATTCTTTTGTTTAGGACTTGCCCTTATTGCAATTATAGGAACGAATAATGCAGTAAATCTTACTGATGGTCTTGATGGTCTTGCTGCTGGAACAATGTCTTTAGCTGCTCTCGGATTTATTTTCGTTGCTCTGCAAAGTATTACAATGCCTATAGCTCAAGATATCGCCTATGTTTTAGCTGCGCTTTTGGGAAGTTGTATAGGATTCTTATGGTATAACGGCTTCCCAGCCCAACTCTTTATGGGAGATACGGGATCTTTACTTTTAGGAGGACTGTTAGGTAGTTGTGCTGTTATTCTGCGTGCAGAATGTATTTTAGTTATCATTGGAGGAGTCTTTGTTGCTGAGGCAGGATCTGTAATTTTGCAAGTTGCTAGCTCTAGATTAAGGAAAAAACGTATCTTCTTGTGTTCTCCGCTACATCACCATTATGAATATCAGGGAATAGCAGAGACTAAAATAGTTATGCGTTTCTGGATTTGCAGTTTTATTTGCACAGGTTTAGGCATAGCCGCAGTATTATGGAAGTAG
- the murD gene encoding UDP-N-acetylmuramoyl-L-alanine--D-glutamate ligase: protein MYQRILVLGTGITGKSVSKFLYKQGHYVLGADNSLESLTSTEGLHERLFIETDDFPGDIDLVVRSPGIKPYHPWVEQALRFNIPVVTDIQVALKTPEFQQYPSLGITGSNGKTTTTLFLVHLLNTLGIPALAMGNIGLPILNQMIHPGIRVVEISSFQLATQDEDIPTLSGAVLLNFSPNHLDYHGNLDTYLDAKLRIKKCLKQARAFWLGMECSSGNLYQSYSEEIQNILDKGDALKPIYLHDRDNYCAAYALANEVSCIPSKDFLKAVQTFKKPAHRLEYLGEKHCVHYINDSKATTVNAVEKALMAIGKNIIVILGGRNKGGNFVDLTVLLSQTTKHVVAMGECREMIAHALSGTIPLTLAKDLKEAVYIAQTLARDGDTILLSPGCASFDQFQSFEERGAYFKLLIGEMEAVR, encoded by the coding sequence ATGTATCAACGCATTCTTGTCTTGGGAACTGGGATCACCGGAAAATCTGTATCGAAATTTTTATATAAGCAAGGACATTATGTTTTAGGTGCAGACAATTCTTTAGAATCTTTGACGTCAACAGAGGGTTTGCATGAAAGACTGTTTATAGAAACAGATGATTTTCCTGGAGACATCGACCTTGTAGTACGCTCTCCAGGAATTAAACCATATCATCCTTGGGTAGAACAAGCGCTACGTTTTAATATCCCTGTAGTTACCGATATCCAGGTTGCTTTGAAAACTCCAGAATTTCAACAATACCCCTCTCTAGGAATCACAGGATCTAACGGGAAAACAACAACAACATTGTTTCTTGTTCATCTTTTAAATACTTTAGGAATCCCTGCTTTAGCTATGGGAAATATAGGCTTGCCTATATTGAACCAGATGATACACCCAGGGATCCGTGTTGTAGAAATTAGCTCTTTTCAACTAGCAACTCAAGATGAAGACATCCCTACATTGTCTGGAGCTGTATTATTGAATTTTTCTCCTAATCACCTTGACTATCATGGCAATTTAGATACTTATTTAGATGCTAAACTTCGTATAAAAAAATGTCTAAAACAAGCGCGAGCGTTCTGGTTGGGAATGGAATGTTCCTCTGGGAATCTTTATCAAAGCTACTCTGAGGAAATTCAGAATATTTTAGACAAAGGGGATGCATTAAAACCAATATACTTGCATGATAGGGATAACTATTGCGCAGCCTATGCTTTAGCTAATGAAGTGAGTTGTATTCCTTCGAAAGACTTTCTAAAGGCAGTTCAGACCTTTAAAAAACCTGCCCACAGACTAGAGTATCTCGGGGAAAAACATTGTGTGCACTACATTAACGATAGTAAAGCCACAACTGTGAATGCAGTAGAAAAGGCTCTTATGGCTATAGGAAAAAATATTATTGTTATTTTAGGTGGCAGAAATAAAGGCGGGAATTTCGTTGACCTAACTGTTTTGTTGTCCCAAACAACGAAACACGTCGTTGCTATGGGAGAATGCCGAGAGATGATAGCCCATGCTTTATCGGGAACAATTCCTTTAACTTTAGCCAAGGATTTAAAGGAAGCGGTATATATAGCTCAAACTCTAGCACGGGATGGAGATACTATTTTATTGTCTCCGGGATGTGCCAGTTTTGATCAATTTCAAAGTTTTGAAGAAAGGGGAGCTTATTTTAAGCTGTTGATCGGAGAAATGGAGGCTGTGAGGTAA